The Streptosporangiales bacterium nucleotide sequence GGACGACCAGGCGCACCGGCTCGCCGATGCCGAGCGTGCCCTCGCCGACGCGGTCGAAGAGCACGACCGTCCACACGAGCATGCCGATGCCGGCGGCGACGAACGCGCCGCCGAGCACGCCGAGCGGCCAGCGGACGGCGCCGAGCGCTGGGGCGTCGAAGCCGGCCAGCCAGGCGATGACGCCGGGGACGAGGACCGTGACGGTCGCCGGCGCGATGAGGACGGACACCAGGTGACGCCACCAGAGTCGGCGCGACGAAGTCATGGCGAGCTCCTTTCTCCAACAACCGTTGAAGAAAACGGTACGCCGGTCTCCGGTATAGTTCAACGGCCGCTGAAGATTGGTTCGTACGAGGGGAGCCGAGGTGCCGGAGTCCGCCCGACCTGCGGGTGCCCGCCGGGCCGGCCGGTGGCGCACCGGCGAGGAGAGCAGGAAGCGCATCCTCGACGCCGCCAGGTCGCGGTTCATGCTCGGCGGCTACGCCGGCACGCCGGTGCGCGCGATCGCGAAGGCTGCCGGCGTGGACGTAGCGATGGTCTACTACTTCTTCGGCGACAAGGACGGGCTGTTCCGGGCCGCCGCCAGCGGCGAGCACCCGCTGGCCGAGCTGCCCGCACTGCTGACGGACGGCACCGCCGACGTCGGCCACCGGCTGGTGCGCAGTTGCCTGGCGCGCTGGGACGCCGGCGACATGGAGCCGTTCCTCGCCATGTGGACGTCGGCCGTTGGCCATGACAAGGCCCGTGACGCGCTCGTGGAGGTCGTCCTGCGGCCGCTCGTGGCGGACGTGGTGGAGCGGCTCGACGTGCCAGACGCGGCGGCCAGGGTCGAGCTGGTCGCCTCGCACCTGGCCGGGCTCGCCGTCGCGCGGTACCGGCTGCGGATCGAGCCGCTCGCGTCCGCGGACCCCGAGCTGCTCGTCGACCTGGTGGGGCCGGCCGTCCAGCAGTACCTGACCGCAGGGACATCTGGCTGAAACGCGCGTTACACGGGTGAAATGCACAAGGTCACAGGTCGGGGGCGCGGCAGTTCGTCGGGGCGGCGTTTAGGCTTGCCTTGTGAATGCGAAGACGCGACGGGTAGTGATTGCCGAAGACGAGTCGTTGATCCGCCTCGATCTCAAGGAGATGCTCGAGGGGGAGGGGTACGACGTAGTCGGTGAGGTCGGTGACGGCCAGAGCGCCATCGACACCACGTTCGAGCAGCATCCCGACCTGGTGATCATGGACGTCAAGATGCCGGTCCTGGACGGGATCAGCGCGGCCGAGAAGATCGCCGGCGAGCGGTTGGCGCCGGTCGTGATCCTCACCGCGTTCTCGCAGCGGGAGCTGGTCGAGCGGGCGAAGGACGCCGGTGCCATGGCGTACCTCGTCAAGCCGTTCACCAAGGCCGACCTGGTGCCCGCCATCGAGCTGGCACAGAGCAGGTTCACCGAGATCACCGCGCTGGAAGACGAGGTGCGTGACCTCGGCGAGCGGCTGGAGACCCGCAAGCTCGTGGAGCGGGCGAAGTCCGCGCTGCAGCAGGAGCACGGGCTCACCGAGCCGGAGGCGTTCCGCTGGATCCAGAAGACGGCGATGGACCGCCGGGTGGGCATGCGCAAGGTCGCCGAGGTCGTACTCGAGTCGGTGACCGGGACGGAGAAGTCCTAGCCGGCGGCTAGCAGGGACGCGGGCCCGCAGCGCCAGCCGAGCTGGCGAGAGGGCCCGGAGGTCTTTGGTGCCGTCCCTGGCTGGCCTTCCCCTGCCGGGGGACGTTGTCTACTCGACGCTCCAGGCCCTCCGCGCCGGCTACGGTAGCCACCGGCGGCCTGGCCGGGCAAAGCGGGCCAGCCGACCGCACCGCGCGGGATGCGGGCGGCTACACCCGGTCGACCAGCATGCAGGTGAGCCGTGCGGTGCACACGGCGCGCTCGCGCTGGTCGGTGACGGCGACCTGGTACGTCGCCACGGACAGCCCGCGGTGGACGGGCGTCGCGACCCCGGTGACCACACCGGCGCGCGCGGCGCGGTGGTGCGTCGCGTTGATGTCGACACCCACGGCGAGCCGCTTCGGGTGGGCGTGCATGGCGGCGGCGATCGACCCGACGGTCTCCGCGAGCACGCACGACGCGCCGCCGTGCATCAGCCCGTACGGCTGGGTGTTCCCCTCGACCGGCATGGTTGCGACCACCCGCTCCGGGCTGGCCTCGACGATCTCGATGCCCATCCGCTCGGCGAGCGCGCCTGGGCCGTTCTCGCCGTAGAGGTACTCGAAGGTGACTGCCGGTTCCTCGTCCGCCACGCGTGCTCCTCCGTCGACTCGAACGTCCGGAATGCACTGTAGGGCGCTGGCCGTTCGGACACTGCCCGCGGGGGTGTCAGTGCACGCTTCTAGGATCGTCTGCGATGGCGAACACCGATGCTGCCCCCACGACCCGGCCGCGGCTGCTGCTGATCGACGGCCACTCGCTCGCGTACCGGGCGTTCTTCGCGCTGCCGGTGGAGAACTTCTCCACCACCACCGGCCAGCCCACGAACGCGGTGTACGGCTTCACCTCGATGCTGATCAACGTGCTCCGCGACGAACAGCCGACGCACATGGCGGTGGCGTTCGACGTGTCACGGAAGACGTTCCGCACCGAGCGCTACGCCGAGTACAAGGCGAACCGCTCCGAGACGCCGAACGAGTTCCGCGGCCAGGTCAGCCTGATCGAGGAGGTGCTCGACGCGCTGCGCATCCCGCGGCTGGCCGTCGAGGGCTACGAGGCCGACGACCTCATCGCCACGCTCACCACCCAGGCCGTGGGCGACGGCTACGAGGTGCTGATCTGCACCGGCGACCGCGACGCGCTGCAGCTGGTCGGCGAGAGCGTGACCGTGCTGTACCCGCGGCGCGGTGTCTCCGACCTCACCAGGTTCACGCCGGACGCGGTAGAGGAGAAGTACGGGCTGAGCCCGTCCCAGTACCCAGACTTCGCCGCCGTGCGCGGTGACCCAAGCGACAACCTGCCCAACATCGCCGGCGTCGGCGAGAAGACCGCGGCCAAGTGGATCCGCGAGTTCGGCAGCCTCGACGCGCTCGTCGACCGCGTCGACGAGGTCCGCGGCAAGGCCGGCGACGCGCTGCGCGCCCACCTCGGCCAGGTCATCCAGAACCGGCAGCTGACCGAGCTCGTGCGCGACGTCGAGCTGGAACGCGCACCCACCGACCTGCAGCTCGGCCAGTGGGACCGCGAGCAGGTGCACGAGCTGTTCGACAACCTGCAGTTCCGGGTGCTGCGCGAGCGGCTGTTCGCCACGCTGTCGTCGGTGGAACCGGAGGCCGACGAGGGCTTCCAGGTCGACACTACGGTCGTTGCGGCGGGCGAGCTCGCCGGTTGGCTGGCCGAGCACGCCGCCGTCGGGCAGCGCTGCGGCGTGGCCATTACAGGCAGCTGGGGCCGCGGCACCGGCACGATCACCGGCCTGGCCATCGCCGCGCCCGACCACGCCGCGGCGTACGTCGACCCGACCCAGCTGACCGAGGAGGACGACCGCGCGCTGGCCGCCTGGTTGGCCGCCGAGGACCAGCCGAAGGTCATGCACGACGTTAAGGGGCCGAGCCTCGCGTTCGCCGCGCACGGCTGGACGCTCGGCGGGCTGGCCGCCGACACCGCACTCGCCGCGTACCTGGTGCTGCCCGGCCAGCGGTCGTTCGACCTGGGCGACCTCACCCTGCGGTACCTGCGCCGCGAGCTCCGGGCGGAGACCGAGGAGGCAGGGCAGCTTTCGCTGGACGGCAGCGCGGAGCAGGACGAGGCCGAAGCGCTCGCCATCCGTGCGCGTGCCGTGCTCGAGCTGGCCGACGAGCTGGCGGCGGACGTCGAGCGGCGCGGCGGCAAGGAGCTGCTCAGCACGGTGGAGATGCCGCTGCTCTCGCTGCTCGCCCGGCTGGAGCACGTCGGCATCGCCGTCGACCTGGAGCACCTGCACCACCTGTCCGCCACGCTCGCCGGCGGCGTGAAGGAGGCCGAGCAGGCCGCGTACGCCGTGGTCGGCCGCGAGTTCAACCTGGGCTCGCCGAAGCAGCTGCAGCAGGTGCTCTTCGAGGACCTCGAGCTGCCGAAGACGAAGAAGATCAAGAGCGGCTACACGACCGACGCAGACGCGCTGCAGGGCCTGCTCGCGCAGACCGGGCACCCGGTGCTCGAGCACCTGCTCAGGCACCGCGACGTGAGCAAGCTGCGCAGCATCGTCGACTCGCTGATCCCCATGGTCGACGACGCGAACCGGATCCACACCACGTTCGACCAGACGGTGGCGGCCACCGGCCGGCTGTCCTCGCGCGACCCGAACCTGCAGAACATCCCCATCAGGAGCGCGGAGGGGCGTGCCATCCGGCATGGCTTCGTAGTCGGCGCGGGCTACGAGACGCTGCTCACCGCCGACTACAGCCAGATCGAGATGCGCATCATGGCGCACCTGTCCGAGGACGCCGGGCTGATCGAGGCGTTCCAGTCCGGCGAGGACCTGCACACCTACGTGGCGGCACAGGCGTTCGACATCGGCACCGACCAGGTCGAGCCGGAGATGCGCCGACGGATCAAGGCGATGTCGTACGGCCTCGCGTACGGGCTGTCCGCGTACGGGCTCTCGCAGCAGCTGGGCATCAGCCCGGACGAGGCGAACGCGCAGATGGAGCGCTACTTCGAGCGGTTCGGCGGGGTGCGCGACTACCTGAAGCACGTCGTCGACCAGGCGCGGCTGAACGGCTACACGGAGACGCTGCTCGGCCGCCGCCGGTACCTGCCCGACCTGGTCAGCGACAACAGGCAGCGCAGGCAGATGGCCGAGCGGATGGCGCTCAACGCGCCGATCCAGGGGTCGGCGGCCGACATCATAAAGGTGGCCATGCTGCGCGTCGACGAGGCGATGCGCACCGCCGGCCTGGCGTCGCGGATGCTGCTCCAGGTGCACGACGAGCTCGTCTTCGAGGTCGCGCCCGGTGAGCTGGAGGCACTGCGCGAGCTCACCGTCAGGCAGATGGCGGATGCGTACGAGCTGAGCGTGCCGCTCGAGGTCTCGGTGGGCACCGGCCACGACTGGGACGCGGCCGGCCACTGACCGGCGGGTTGAAGTACGTTGCCTGGAGAGACCATCGCTCGTAGAAAGAGGCTTGCGTGAGCATCTCCATCGGGTACAAGGTGTCGGCAGAGCAGTTCGCCCCGCGGGAGCTGGTCGAGCTCGGGGTCAGCGCCGAACAGCACGGGTTCGACAGCGTGCTCGTCAGCGACCACTACCAGCCCTGGCGGCACGAGGGCGGGCACGCGCCGTTCGCGCTCACCTGGATGAGCGCGGTCGGTGAGCGC carries:
- a CDS encoding hotdog fold thioesterase yields the protein MGIEIVEASPERVVATMPVEGNTQPYGLMHGGASCVLAETVGSIAAAMHAHPKRLAVGVDINATHHRAARAGVVTGVATPVHRGLSVATYQVAVTDQRERAVCTARLTCMLVDRV
- the polA gene encoding DNA polymerase I, with the translated sequence MANTDAAPTTRPRLLLIDGHSLAYRAFFALPVENFSTTTGQPTNAVYGFTSMLINVLRDEQPTHMAVAFDVSRKTFRTERYAEYKANRSETPNEFRGQVSLIEEVLDALRIPRLAVEGYEADDLIATLTTQAVGDGYEVLICTGDRDALQLVGESVTVLYPRRGVSDLTRFTPDAVEEKYGLSPSQYPDFAAVRGDPSDNLPNIAGVGEKTAAKWIREFGSLDALVDRVDEVRGKAGDALRAHLGQVIQNRQLTELVRDVELERAPTDLQLGQWDREQVHELFDNLQFRVLRERLFATLSSVEPEADEGFQVDTTVVAAGELAGWLAEHAAVGQRCGVAITGSWGRGTGTITGLAIAAPDHAAAYVDPTQLTEEDDRALAAWLAAEDQPKVMHDVKGPSLAFAAHGWTLGGLAADTALAAYLVLPGQRSFDLGDLTLRYLRRELRAETEEAGQLSLDGSAEQDEAEALAIRARAVLELADELAADVERRGGKELLSTVEMPLLSLLARLEHVGIAVDLEHLHHLSATLAGGVKEAEQAAYAVVGREFNLGSPKQLQQVLFEDLELPKTKKIKSGYTTDADALQGLLAQTGHPVLEHLLRHRDVSKLRSIVDSLIPMVDDANRIHTTFDQTVAATGRLSSRDPNLQNIPIRSAEGRAIRHGFVVGAGYETLLTADYSQIEMRIMAHLSEDAGLIEAFQSGEDLHTYVAAQAFDIGTDQVEPEMRRRIKAMSYGLAYGLSAYGLSQQLGISPDEANAQMERYFERFGGVRDYLKHVVDQARLNGYTETLLGRRRYLPDLVSDNRQRRQMAERMALNAPIQGSAADIIKVAMLRVDEAMRTAGLASRMLLQVHDELVFEVAPGELEALRELTVRQMADAYELSVPLEVSVGTGHDWDAAGH
- a CDS encoding TetR family transcriptional regulator; translation: MLGGYAGTPVRAIAKAAGVDVAMVYYFFGDKDGLFRAAASGEHPLAELPALLTDGTADVGHRLVRSCLARWDAGDMEPFLAMWTSAVGHDKARDALVEVVLRPLVADVVERLDVPDAAARVELVASHLAGLAVARYRLRIEPLASADPELLVDLVGPAVQQYLTAGTSG